A single genomic interval of Puntigrus tetrazona isolate hp1 chromosome 1, ASM1883169v1, whole genome shotgun sequence harbors:
- the LOC122352916 gene encoding CMRF35-like molecule 8, protein MWKARVICFCFYAASVMDSSCAIIVYEGKYVTFKATYSPSYESNVKYFGRTDGFLYFEKLVETSRPNQWVKKGRFALFDNSSTHVLTATIMGLISEDSGSYLFGVDIKLLPDLTGEEIQLTVIRGEDQRTTTPAKVTVYSTSVPAEITTQNRAKTRDQESHARFVTVLSLVCVCTLLVVSSFVLFKVKNWPTTCKLPVSVSYHTRKTSTQVVDEYVKMNSVDLINSPTTQSDKGSAFEDFRRPTNTDACNTDLAQTDLDQIYTKMKPELAQESIYQSID, encoded by the exons ATGTGGAAGGCGAGAGTCATTTGTTTCTGCTTCTATGCAG CCAGTGTAATGGATAGTAGCTGTGCCATTATCGTGTATGAAggaaaatatgtaacatttaaagcCACTTATTCACCGAGCTATGAGTCAAACGTCAAGTACTTCGGCAGAACCGATGGCTTCTTGTACTTTGAGAAACTGGTTGAAACGTCTCGTCCCAACCAATGGGTAAAAAAGGGACGGTTCGCTCTGTTTGATAACTCATCCACGCACGTCCTTACTGCCACAATCATGGGATTGATCTCAGAGGATTCTGGCAGTTATTTGTTCGGCGTGGATATTAAACTGCTGCCCGATCTGACCGGTGAAGAGATACAGCTGACTGTCATCAGAG GTGAAGACCAGAGAACCACAACTCCAGCGAAAG TGACTGTCTACAGCACGAGCGTTCCTGCAGAGATCACAACACAGAACCGGGCCAAGACTAGAGATCAGG AATCTCACGCCAGGTTCGTGACCGTACTGAGtctggtgtgtgtttgcacacttTTGGTTGTGTCTTCATTCGTtctgtttaaagtaaaaaactgGCCCACCACCTGCAAGCTGCCAG TTTCTGTGTCTTATCACACGAGGAAGACATCGACTCAAGTTGTT GACGAGTATGTGAAAATGAACTCTGTCGACCTTATAAACTCTCCCACGACTCAAAGTGATAAGGGTTCAGCGTTCGAGGACTTCCGCCGGCCTACAAACACAGACGCCTGCAACACAGACCTCGCACAAACAGATTTGGACCAGATCTACACTAAAATGAAGCCCGAATTAGCTCAAGAGTCCATTTATCAGAGTATTGATTAA
- the LOC122352859 gene encoding uncharacterized protein LOC122352859 isoform X2, translated as MCVELSLTTGHAASLQMSREDCETKREVNTVSYRAEGRRLFDMWIFFVFLAHISSVASLKTASAGESVTFHCSHFLADGNVKYFCRESCVGENILIRSETGEKLARTGRYALLDEGSDFTVTVADLRPSDSGTYVCGVDRFLKDTYSYIILSVIEVSTLTPVRTSSTRPPPRRTTTDKTDLLVHVGASFGALVLVFTVILFIFIKLKHKQKKRSSGWTPSTHQPDFPTYAAPNITAQTDSLNYSCVQFVKGPDCGVKIAPLTPQTLLGQTSVPHSDLFIIIPSVGLVLLLISAVLLVVVVRKKRKMCELHVTSRKREENAYERENPTAVSNIHPSQSDAGPAPNDFHSPPDPDLDYVNAAASVRSDVNPDQIYTQLDSSRQSQVYESLRTSSVQKASVYHSINQAQ; from the exons ATGTGTGTTGAGTTGAGTTTGACCACAGGTCACGCTGCGTCACTGCAGATGTCTCGAGAGGATTGCGAGACAAAAAGAGAAGTAAATACTGTGTCGTACCGCGCAGAAGGCAGGCGTCTTTTCGAcatgtggattttttttgtttttctcgcCCACATCTCCTCAG TGGCGTCTCTGAAAACTGCTTCGGCGGGAGAAAGCGTCACATTTCATTGTTCACATTTCCTAGCTGATGGAAACGTCAAGTATTTCTGCAGAGAGTCTTGTGTGGGTGAGAATATTCTCATTCGGTCTGAGACGGGAGAGAAACTCGCTCGCACGGGGAGATACGCTCTGCTTGACGAAGGATCGGACTTCACCGTGACCGTCGCTGACCTGCGGCCATCAGACTCTGGCACTTACGTCTGCGGAGTGGACAGGTTTCTTAAAGACACTTACAGCTACATAATTCTGAGTGTGATTGAGG TGTCTACATTAACCCCCGTTAGAACAAGCTCAACCAGACCTCCTCCGAGAAGAACAACTACAGACAAAACCG ATCTTTTGGTTCATGTTGGTGCTAGTTTTGGTGCTCTGGTGCTGGTTTTCACAGTCATCCTCTTCATATTCATCAAACTAAAGCATAAGCAGAAGAAACGCTCCTCCGGTTGGACGCCGTCCACACATCAACCGGACTTTCCGACGTATGCCGCACCAAATAtcacagcacaaacagacaGTCTGAACTATTCCTGTGTGCAGTTTGTCAAAGGACCCGACTGCGGTGTGAAGATCG CTCCTCTGACTCCTCAAACCCTGTTAGGACAGACGTCTGTGCCTCACTCAG aTTTGTTCATCATCATCCCCTCAGTAGGTCTGGTTTTGCTCCTGATCTCTGCTGTGCTGCTTGTCGTGGTtgtaagaaagaaaaggaagatgTGTG AGCTTCATGTGACAtcaagaaaaagagaagaa AACGCTTACGAGAGAGAAAACCCGACCGCGGTGTCGAACATACACCCGTCTCAAAGTGATGCCGGTCCTGCTCCAAACGACTTTCACAGTCCGCCGGACCCAGACCTCGACTACGTGAACGCCGCTGCTTCAGTGAGAAGTGACGTGAATCCAGATCAGATCTACACACAACTGGACTCCAGCAGACAGAGTCAAGTCTATGAGAGTCTCAGAACCAGTTCTGTTCAGAAAGCGTCCGTCTATCACAGTATCAATCAAGCACAATGA
- the LOC122352859 gene encoding uncharacterized protein LOC122352859 isoform X1 gives MCVELSLTTGHAASLQMSREDCETKREVNTVSYRAEGRRLFDMWIFFVFLAHISSVASLKTASAGESVTFHCSHFLADGNVKYFCRESCVGENILIRSETGEKLARTGRYALLDEGSDFTVTVADLRPSDSGTYVCGVDRFLKDTYSYIILSVIEVSTLTPVRTSSTRPPPRRTTTDKTDLLVHVGASFGALVLVFTVILFIFIKLKHKQKKRSSGWTPSTHQPDFPTYAAPNITAQTDSLNYSCVQFVKGPDCGVKIAPLTPQTLLGQTSVPHSDLFIIIPSVGLVLLLISAVLLVVVVRKKRKMCGLVFFSVEELHVTSRKREENAYERENPTAVSNIHPSQSDAGPAPNDFHSPPDPDLDYVNAAASVRSDVNPDQIYTQLDSSRQSQVYESLRTSSVQKASVYHSINQAQ, from the exons ATGTGTGTTGAGTTGAGTTTGACCACAGGTCACGCTGCGTCACTGCAGATGTCTCGAGAGGATTGCGAGACAAAAAGAGAAGTAAATACTGTGTCGTACCGCGCAGAAGGCAGGCGTCTTTTCGAcatgtggattttttttgtttttctcgcCCACATCTCCTCAG TGGCGTCTCTGAAAACTGCTTCGGCGGGAGAAAGCGTCACATTTCATTGTTCACATTTCCTAGCTGATGGAAACGTCAAGTATTTCTGCAGAGAGTCTTGTGTGGGTGAGAATATTCTCATTCGGTCTGAGACGGGAGAGAAACTCGCTCGCACGGGGAGATACGCTCTGCTTGACGAAGGATCGGACTTCACCGTGACCGTCGCTGACCTGCGGCCATCAGACTCTGGCACTTACGTCTGCGGAGTGGACAGGTTTCTTAAAGACACTTACAGCTACATAATTCTGAGTGTGATTGAGG TGTCTACATTAACCCCCGTTAGAACAAGCTCAACCAGACCTCCTCCGAGAAGAACAACTACAGACAAAACCG ATCTTTTGGTTCATGTTGGTGCTAGTTTTGGTGCTCTGGTGCTGGTTTTCACAGTCATCCTCTTCATATTCATCAAACTAAAGCATAAGCAGAAGAAACGCTCCTCCGGTTGGACGCCGTCCACACATCAACCGGACTTTCCGACGTATGCCGCACCAAATAtcacagcacaaacagacaGTCTGAACTATTCCTGTGTGCAGTTTGTCAAAGGACCCGACTGCGGTGTGAAGATCG CTCCTCTGACTCCTCAAACCCTGTTAGGACAGACGTCTGTGCCTCACTCAG aTTTGTTCATCATCATCCCCTCAGTAGGTCTGGTTTTGCTCCTGATCTCTGCTGTGCTGCTTGTCGTGGTtgtaagaaagaaaaggaagatgTGTG GTCTGGTTTTTTTCTCTGTTGAAGAGCTTCATGTGACAtcaagaaaaagagaagaa AACGCTTACGAGAGAGAAAACCCGACCGCGGTGTCGAACATACACCCGTCTCAAAGTGATGCCGGTCCTGCTCCAAACGACTTTCACAGTCCGCCGGACCCAGACCTCGACTACGTGAACGCCGCTGCTTCAGTGAGAAGTGACGTGAATCCAGATCAGATCTACACACAACTGGACTCCAGCAGACAGAGTCAAGTCTATGAGAGTCTCAGAACCAGTTCTGTTCAGAAAGCGTCCGTCTATCACAGTATCAATCAAGCACAATGA
- the LOC122352859 gene encoding CMRF35-like molecule 3 isoform X3, with amino-acid sequence MWIFLLLWSCVCIAAVIAQTAIFGHRGERLDIRCPYKSGYESNSKYFCKGDCNFINKKIVVKSGSPAKDERFSLTDDKSRRVFTVSISDLRSEDEGLYWCAVKRSLPLPDVYSEILLQVRLDERTTEFQFLITSTLVSSAPLTPQTLLGQTSVPHSDLFIIIPSVGLVLLLISAVLLVVVVRKKRKMCGLVFFSVEELHVTSRKREENAYERENPTAVSNIHPSQSDAGPAPNDFHSPPDPDLDYVNAAASVRSDVNPDQIYTQLDSSRQSQVYESLRTSSVQKASVYHSINQAQ; translated from the exons ATGTGGATCTTTCTTCTTCTATGGTCCTGCGTGTGTATCG CTGCTGTTATAGCTCAAACTGCAATTTTTGGACACAGAGGAGAGCGGCTTGATATCAGATGCCCCTATAAATCTGGATATGAATCAAATTCAAAGTATTTCTGTAAAGGCGACTgcaactttataaataaaaaaatcgtgGTTAAATCAGGATCTCCAGCTAAAGACGAGAGATTCTCTCTGACTGACGACAAGAGCAGAAGAGTTTTCACCGTCAGCATCAGTGACCTGAGATCAGAAGATGAGGGACTATACTGGTGTGCTGTGAAGAGGAGTTTACCTTTACCTGATGTCTATTCAGAGATACTGCTGCAGGTCAGACTGG ATGAAAGGACGActgaatttcagtttttaataacAAGCACACTTGTTTCATCAGCTCCTCTGACTCCTCAAACCCTGTTAGGACAGACGTCTGTGCCTCACTCAG aTTTGTTCATCATCATCCCCTCAGTAGGTCTGGTTTTGCTCCTGATCTCTGCTGTGCTGCTTGTCGTGGTtgtaagaaagaaaaggaagatgTGTG GTCTGGTTTTTTTCTCTGTTGAAGAGCTTCATGTGACAtcaagaaaaagagaagaa AACGCTTACGAGAGAGAAAACCCGACCGCGGTGTCGAACATACACCCGTCTCAAAGTGATGCCGGTCCTGCTCCAAACGACTTTCACAGTCCGCCGGACCCAGACCTCGACTACGTGAACGCCGCTGCTTCAGTGAGAAGTGACGTGAATCCAGATCAGATCTACACACAACTGGACTCCAGCAGACAGAGTCAAGTCTATGAGAGTCTCAGAACCAGTTCTGTTCAGAAAGCGTCCGTCTATCACAGTATCAATCAAGCACAATGA
- the LOC122352984 gene encoding CMRF35-like molecule 5 → MWDYLLLISSICSVVAGSPKTVTGYRGHRLDIRCSYEAGYESNSKYFCKGECIYGFRNIMVESGSPAKDERFSLTDDKSRRVFTVSISDLRPEDEGQYWCVVERSSFDVYSEILLQVRRDNKTTEVSTVGSFSITPSYFSTTEQKQHSTSITITERRETSTDQIFWTGSFVIVVSAELLVLLLVGLPLIGAALWKEEEEQRSAGVFSRRV, encoded by the exons ATGTGGGACTATCTACTCCTGATTTCCAGCATCTGTTCAG TTGTTGCTGGTTCTCCAAAAACAGTCACGGGATACAGAGGACACAGACTTGACATCAGATGCAgctatgaagctggatatgaaTCAAACTCAAAGTATTTCTGTAAAGGTGAGTGTATCTATGGATTCAGAAACATCATGGTTGAATCAGGATCTCCAGCTAAAGACGAGAGATTCTCTCTGACTGATGACAAGAGCAGAAGAGTTTTCACCGTCAGCATCAGTGACCTGAGACCAGAAGATGAGGGACAATACTGGTGTGTTGTGGAGAGGAGTTCCTTTGATGTCTATTCAGAGATACTGCTGCAGGTCAGACGGG ATAATAAGACCACTGAGGTTTCGACTGTCGGCTCTTTTTCAATCACACCGTCATATTTCAGCACAACAGAACAGAAACAACACTCTACCAGCATCACCATCACAGAAAGAAGAGAGACCTCCACAGATCAAATCTTCTGGACAG GTTCCTTTGTGATCGTGGTCTCTGCAGAGCTCCTGGTTTTACTCCTGGTAGGACTTCCACTGATCGGAGCGGCTCTgtggaaagaagaagaagaacaacg GTCTGCTGGCGTTTTCAGTCGTAGAGTTTAA